Below is a genomic region from Longibacter salinarum.
GCGTCGAACTGGTCGGCGGCTTTTTCTGCTGCCGGTTTGAGCTCGTCGAGAACGCCCGAACGGATCGCATCCAGCACATCGTCGTGCTGCGAGCGGACGGCGGCAGGGATGTCCTCCAGCACGCCGTCGACGGAAGCGGGGCCGCGGGCTTCGTCGGAGTGAGGCTTGCTATCGGAATCGGTTGGCTGCCGGGAGACGGGAGCCGGTGTGGAGGGAGTGTCAGCCACGGAGGAGCGTCAGTCAGGCACAGAAGGAAAGAAGACAGTCGCCGATGGTCAGTCAACCGGGGCGTCCGGAGCGCCGTCGCCGGAGGGGGGCGCGTCGGACGAGGCGGGGACATCAATAAAGGCGCGAGTGGCCGGGGCAAGCAATCCTTCCTTTCGGAAGATGCGCCGCGCTCGTTCCGTGACATCGCTCGCCAGGAGAAACTCGAACCGCGTATCGAGCACGTACGCTTTTACTTTTAGATGCAGGACGTGTCCGTCGTCGTATTCATCTTTTACGATGACGGCAATCGGTTTCTGAAGGTACGTGTAGGACGAGTTTGCTGCGGCCTGATAGGCGATCGACTTCGCCCGACTCTCGTCCACCCATCCCGGAAGATAGAGATCGGTCACGACCTGGCAGTCCAGTGCGCCGGCATTTGCATTGGAGACCTGTCCGTCCACGACCTGCGAGTTCGGCACCGTAACCAGGTTGTCGTCGGGCGTCACGATTCGCGTAGAGCGGAGTCCGATGGAGATGACCTCGCCGTAGGTCCCGCCGACGGAAATCTTGTCACCGGCCTGGAAGGGCTGATCGAAGATGATGACGAGGCCGCCAAAGATGTTTTTGAGAATGTCCTGCGCGGCGAAACCGACGGCCACACCGATCGCGGTTGCGGCGGCCAGGAGACTCCGGGCATCCACGCTAAAGATGCCGCGGAGCACGATGATGAGCGCGAGCGTCCAGAGCAGGATGCGCGCGATCGGGATGATGCGTTTGAAAAGGAGGCGACGTTCCGCACTGCGTTCGGCCAGCGCCTCCAGGATGAACACTGCCCCCTTGATGCAAAGAAACGCAAACAGGAAGACGAGAATAGCCATCGCGAACCGGAAGCCGTAGCTGCGTACGTCCTCGAGCGTTTCGCGATCGATGCCGGCTTCATCCGAATCCGCGGTCGACGCTTCCGCGGTTTTGGTTGTGTCCGCAGCCTCAGTGCCGCCCCGGTTCGCCGATGTGTCGCCTGTTGCTTCGGTGGTGACGGTATCCGCTGTCGTCTGACCGTCCGCCGCCGAGGTATCCGAGCTGGCGATACTCGTGTCTACGGTCGAAGCACGTGACGTGTCGGCCGGGGGGGACGTGGAGGGGGAAAACCTCTCGCAGCCGAGAAGGAGCGTCAGTGCCGCGAGCACCACGATGGGAAAGAAAAGGCGGACGCGGGTCATCGGCCAGGGTGGGACGAGGCGAGCGGAAAGAGACGTACGTCCTAAGATAAGGCAATTCTCGGGAGAATGAGAAACGCCGGCCTACGCTACCGCGCGGTCGACGTGCTGTTGACAATGCCAGTCAGGTATAAGACGTGCTGTGAATAGAAGGCTCGCACTTCGAATTCAGCGAAGCGGTTAGGAGGTGTTGCATCGATTGAGCGAAGCATCTCCTCCTGCGCCCAGTTGCCTTCGCGCAGAAAGGAAGTCCAGATCGCGCCCTGTGTGGCCCAGAAGCCCGTGCTGTCGGGCAGGTCGTATTCCTGGGCAATCTCACGGTAGCATAGTGGATACGCTACGTTTGCGGACGGTGTCGTAAGGCGGTCGCAGTCTTCCACGTCGGAGCACAAGGTCGGCCGAGTCAGCGTTCCAGATGGGTCATCCGGGCGCCCGGCGAGGATACGCGTGTAGAGCGAATCTACGAGTGATCGGTAGCTCGTCTTTGTCACATCGCGAAGAGCGCCCGCTTTGAGAAGGTTCGCTTCGACCTCTTCGAGCCTCGGATAGACATCGATCTGCGCCCCCATATTTTCCTGAACGCACGACGGGAGCTGGTTCCGCCGCTGGATTTCGCGCCACTCGCAACCCACCATCGTCGAGGCGATCAAGAGGATGACGACGAGGATGAGGTATGTGCGCGGAGAGGTTTGGATGGTTTGAAAGTATGAAGGTTTGGAAGTATGGAAGTTTGAAGGTGTGTGGGTCTTAAAGTGTTAATGTATTTGTGTGTGGGAGGAGCTTCAAAAATAACTCAGGAGGCGTATCTCCATCTCCACGTGTTCAACGTGCTATCCTAGCTACCGGACAGTTTTGATTTCAAACCGGAATGTTCTTCGTATGTCAACGAAAAACGGATCTCGTGCGTCTCATGCGTCCTGGAAACGAGACGTTATACCAAATCCAAATGACAATGTCGGGGTCACGATCATCTGTGGAAGCGTTTC
It encodes:
- a CDS encoding mechanosensitive ion channel family protein, which gives rise to MTRVRLFFPIVVLAALTLLLGCERFSPSTSPPADTSRASTVDTSIASSDTSAADGQTTADTVTTEATGDTSANRGGTEAADTTKTAEASTADSDEAGIDRETLEDVRSYGFRFAMAILVFLFAFLCIKGAVFILEALAERSAERRLLFKRIIPIARILLWTLALIIVLRGIFSVDARSLLAAATAIGVAVGFAAQDILKNIFGGLVIIFDQPFQAGDKISVGGTYGEVISIGLRSTRIVTPDDNLVTVPNSQVVDGQVSNANAGALDCQVVTDLYLPGWVDESRAKSIAYQAAANSSYTYLQKPIAVIVKDEYDDGHVLHLKVKAYVLDTRFEFLLASDVTERARRIFRKEGLLAPATRAFIDVPASSDAPPSGDGAPDAPVD